The Torulaspora globosa chromosome 8, complete sequence genome segment ATCTTACTCTTACCTCCAACAGAATGCAATTGATCCATGAAGCAGCTCATTGTGAATTGGCTACAACGGTTGAGCTTCAGATTGTTGGATGAGCTTCGCAATGGTGTGTTTATGAGAGGTCCTTATTTAGGGCTGCGTTCGGGTAACTGGTTACGAATAATACAATAGCAGAACTAGCTGGCAGAGGTGCTATTATCCTGCTAGTTGTTGTTTAGCACATTGATTATTGGCAAGCCCACTGTTCGCACGACCCTCATTCTAGCTTGGAAGCATTGTACTGCGTCTTGGTAGGAATCTGACATGAGGTCCTTATCTTTAAGTACTATCCTTTAACATACTACATAAAGGTGTTCAAGTGAGAGTCTGGCCCATTGAGTCATTTGaatcaattgcagagatAGACAAGAGCTTATTATGTGTTTCTTCCGCTATTCTTTGTTTTTTATGTTTAGGCGGAAGTAGTAGGTTTGAAATCAACTTACTAAGGTGATTGTAAGCTCAAATCATCAACGAAACTAAACAAAATTAGTAGTACATAACGAGTTGCGTGCAATTGCCACTCCGTATTGGAACAGACATGGCAAGTTCCTACTTCCACATTCTAGTTCTATCGGCAATGAAACGTCATGATTTGACACTTGTGGACACGTTTCCTGCATCATCCGCAGAGCGCCATTCATCAAGGTCATCATAGGAAGTGAAAAAAGCGATTCTTGCAGTTCGATAAAATATCTGACGTCTCTCTTTTGTCTCGGCTGATTTGCATAATTTGAAAATCTAAGATAGCCAATGCAACTGTGCCGATATATCTTATCGTTCCGCCCGACAACCAGACTAGGCTACGCCCGTAGCCGTCCCCTGCTTGATTTCCTTGGACCTGAGTTAAGCTGTCAGACATTCTAGTACCAGCGATGAAAAACTGAAGCCATAAGCTGACCACACAGCTTGGGCTGAAAGACTCATTAACTTGGCACTCCTTTCTTAAGCGTAGTATGCGCCATTTTCTGAACGCTGTTTTCTGCACCTACAACGAGTTAGGTGAAATAAAGCCATCGAGCGCAACTGAAGGGACGCTGACCCGAAGAAAACATGACTAATATCATCAGAGCACCGCCACGCACTCTTATAATGCAAGCAAAAACATGCATCAATCTGATAATCGTTACATCGGGAAAAACGCACAACGTAAAATGAAACACTTGGATGTCGGAGCGCTTCTGAAGATAGCTTCAGCGCACAGGTACGCTCGCTGCAATTGCCCTAGCCTTGCATCAGTAATGAATCGAGTTTTTCCTGTGTCAGTTGGACATTCAAAGCATCCCTTTCACATTGGGTGGTTAAAAGCTCAAGCTCCAACTCGGTCTTGAGCATCTTCAGACAATGCGATCCTAGATCCTTATCAAGTCGCTCCCCTTCGCGTAACGTCTCGCGAATTTCGGCCAGCTTTGCGGGATCATCGGTCGACCTATCCAGGTCTGTCAGATAGAAGAACCCTGACTCTCCTTGTTCAactctcttcttgatatttGTGATTGGGCTTGGTCGAAGCGACGATTCCTCGTTAATGGGCTTGGCATCTGTACTCGGCTGCGAATGGCTACGGTTGTACTGGTCCGTGGGAGTATTACTGCCGCTATCGTGCGGATGCGGTGAATATCTGTGACCTTCTCGTGGGGTATAGGGTTTAGGCACTGACTTGTAACGAGCGTTATAGTTTCCGTTGGTCCTTCCTCCTCTGTACCCTTCAGACGCTCTGCGAGCGCTGCCTTGGTAGTTATACTGATGTTCTGATTGACCGTAGCGGCGACCAGATTGCCCATAAAATTGATGGGCACTATTGGGCCTTCCATTATAATATCTGCTAGTGTCACTACGGCCGCCATAATAATAGTCGTTTCTGTAGTTCGAGTAAGCGGAATAGGACTGATGGGGACCTGAAGCTCCCGGACCGTTCACGTCAGACCCGTCGCCATATGGTCCAAACCTAGCTGGCCCGCCTGATCCTTTGTAGTAACCTCGCCCGCTGTGGCCACCTCTGTAAGAAGGAAAATCATTGAATCTACTCGAATTTCCGGGCTGTTCTGGGGCATCTCTGGTTGAACCGTGATAGTGACCATTGGTCGAGCTCCCTGATTCATTTGGATGACTCATCACCGTGAAGCTATTGAGTTCCTGACTGTCTCTTTGGATTATACAAGTGATGGTTTGAAAATTTCGCTACCGCTTCAAGAGCGGACTTACTAGGAAAGTCAAATTAGCTATGTAGTCTATAAGTCATTACTGTATAATTACAAATCAAATTTCATTATGGCCAAGGATGCTAGCTATTGACCCAGTATGTCATATCCTTTAGGGCGACTTGAGAATTTGCACGACGGAGACGGGCCTCCTCGTCCAGCATCAGCTTCGTTATGCGCTCGCAACCTTCTATCAGTATAGGTATTCTTTGCGACTTTTTCCAGAGCTTGAAATGCACCAGGTTCCTCACGTCAGTGATGCCATCGATGTTTCTCACTTCGAGGACCGCTAGGTTGGGGAAATGATTAAACGCCAGAAGCAAAGGGATCGAATGGTTGGACAATAGAGAACAATTGTTCAAGGACAATCTCGTCATATGTGGACCTCGTAGTTGAGCCAACTCCCAGATGCCTGCATCGGTGACATTACAGCCCGCTATCCCCAAAGTTTCAATCTGCGTGTGTTTTGCCAATGCCACCACCGAAATACTAGTGATTCTCCCGCCGTTGCGGTGTCGCCCCAAGTTGCAGAGCTCTAGCTTGGTACATCTCAAAGCGATGGCGACGATCCCGGAATCCGTCACATTATCGCACGCCCTCAGATCCAGCTTTTTCAAGTCGGGTACATAATGAGACAGTTCGAACAAGAATTTATCATTTATAACTTTGTTGCCCGGCAAAATAAGCTTCTCGAGCCTTTTGAAATTGGGGATCCAGCTCAGCGGCGGCAGCACCTTGGGACAGATGTACAACTCGAGCCATTTCAAACGGTCCACCGCGACCAACGCCGAGAGACGATCGAACTCGCTCTGCGACAGCCTATGCAGCTTTTCCAGCGTGAAAACACACGGACGAGCCATCTCTCCGTCAGTCGCGAGCATCCTTTCGCGGTTCACCATGAAAGCCGAAAACCGATCCGAGTCCCTGAAATGAACCCTCTCCAGCAGACAGGGCAGCGCTATCGAGTGCCACAGCTTGTTGACCAACAAGCAGCTGAAGAGCGGGCCCGGGACGCGCGATTCGCGCGTCCCTCGACCGGCAGCCTCTCTGAGCGACTGCTTCCAAACCTCCGCCGCCCTTTTCTCGTCCCCATAGATCAGCGCCGCATGTCTGTACGACAGCGGTCTGCGTCTGGCACACGTATTCTCTGCTGGGGCCTCTTCCGCCATGGCAACATGTCTGAGgatcttctccaagattTCCGGgatctcgaagatctgGTGCGCCCTGCGGCGGTCCCGCCGCCAGGGCGTCGGCGAAGCCTGTCTGAGCAGCGACAGATGTGCAAAATCTCGAGACAGCGGCGAGGGAATTGATAGCTTATCGGCAGACTCGAAATCCACTTTGGAAGGCGACACTGTCGGTGTCAGAGGCTCTTGCAAACCCATCTGCCTAAAATCCTCATCCGGATGGTACTCCGAAGGCGTGGGAGAACATTTTTTTAAAGGCCTTGTATCGACAGCTTGAGGTTCCCTTGATCTCTTGAACGATCTGCCTATCTCGAACCTCATCAAACTGCAAAGAAGGGAATTAGGGAAATCGATCTTTCCTAGAGTCGGAACAAAATGAGTGACTGAGTGAATGAATGAATGAATAAATCAATGAATGAATGAATGACAGTGGAACTAATTCCTTCCCGATCCCAATCCCTTTACCTCGCTAAAGACATGCAGTTTTTCGACACTACTTCACAACCATCGTTACAAAGACCCGAAAGAACGAAACACACTAGCTATTATATACGCTGGTCTGGAAACAAGACAGCCGCCAGAAGAGACACATTTCAACTGTATCTGCGGCTTGCAAGAAACAAACTGGTCACAACCAACTCAAATGCAGCACAACCCGCCACTAAACACCAGCTATTTCTTGCAATCCTGAAACAATAGACAAACCTGCGTCCGAACGAACTCCAACGCCTTGCCTGAACCCAAACAAACAAACAAGCGAACCCAGCAAAGCGCAGCCCGACACCCGCACACCCACATCGAGCATCACCGCAGACGGACCCATCTCTTATCCGCTTCGCGAGCACCAGATAAAAGAGCGGGACTCTCGCTGTCTTTCAAGGGGATTGGGTCCGTGTTTCTTTTCTGCCTGTTATGCGCCTCGCTATCAGTAATCACCCATCATCTCCGGCCGCTCGATTAAGAGAGACCATTTAAACTACCCATGATCCGGCTGCCAGATCTGCAGCTGACAACTGTCTCCTCTCTCTTGCTATGTAGACATACACACACACGGATAAAGACGCTCGATGGGATCTCCGAGACAGAAGGATCCAGCTGGATCTCATTGTAACAGCACAGGCCACTATCACGGGCGTCACAGACGCCGGTTCAAGAGTAAAAAGTCGTCGGAGCCCATAACCACGGAAGTGGCCCCGGTGACGGCGAGACCGATGTTCAGTCCGCAACAGCAGAAGGCGATCTTCGAGCACCAGCTGATCACCAAGAACCACGCCGGTCAGAAGGCGTACGCTCACGTGCCCTGCAAGTTCTTTCGACAGGGCACCTGCCAGGCGGGGGACTCGTGCCCGTTCTCGCACTCGCTCGACGCGTCCGCGGCAGACCAGACGCCCTGCGAGTACTTCCGCAGGGGCAACTGCAAGTTCGGATCGCGGTGCGCCAACGCGCACGTTCTGCCGGGCGCCAGCATcgacgaggaggacgagCAAGAGGCCGAGGAGGACGGGGTGTTTCCACACGACGAGCAGTTCTACCTCCCGGCGGATTTCGCGGAGCTGCTGGCCCCGGAACGGCTTACCCGCCGCAACTCGGGCTCTTCGATGACGTCGTTTTCGGCCGCCTCGCTCGGACCGTCGCTGTCGTCCGCCTCGTCCTCGTACACGGCAACAGCGGCGTCGCCGCTGTTGCACCAGCAGCTCGCCTACCTGCACCCGTCCGCCAAGAGCTTTTCACCGTGGTCGCCGCCGCCAAACAGCAGAAACTCGTTCTCCTGGCTGCTCGGCGACCTGGCCAGCCTCAGGATAGACGAGGAGGAGCCCCTCGTCTACACAGACTGCTACGACGCTACAAATACAGCAAACCTCCCGGACACTCAATTCCTATTCGACGATCTGCCGGATAACACTCGCTTCTGAGCAGCGTTGCGGATTTAAAACTAAATCGTTTCTTGTTATGTCTTATCGCAGTTTCTTTTATATCCTAATACGGTTTTATACTTTGTGCTAGATAGCGCGGGGCCCGCATGACGGGCAAAGAGATGCATGGCTATTGTGTCTGATTCTCGCCGACTGCGCGGAGACGTGCGGCGTGCGGCAGCCCCGTGGCACACGATCGTTCTGCAAAAGGTATGATGTAAACCTTATTTCCAATAAAGTGCTACGTCCTGCCCCGCCAATGTCCGCAATCAGGCACCCAAGTTAGGCATATATATATTGAGCAGCCATGTGTCGTCGCCGCTGTCACAGGCCGTGGGAGGTCTCTGAGCCATGGAACCCAGAGACGAGTATACGCGAATGAGGAGGTTCAGCTTCCCGAACAGCGAGAACTTCAGATCCAGGACCGGCGAAGCCGGGGCCGGCGGACCCCTCTTTGAGCAGCCGAGCCATCGTAATTTTCTTGGCGGCGAGCAGGCGCCCGAGCCGTCGGTGACGAGAAGAGTCAAAGAACGACTAAGAAGCTATAGTAGATGCGTCACGCCGCAGAAGCTGGTCGtcgaggagaaggagaacAAGGCGGACGCGGCGAGCCTGTCGCCGCTGCCGCCGGAGCAGGGCAAGAACTACGTCTACCAGTCGCCGCGGAACACCATTCTGGACACGAACGAACAGATCAAACGCAACTCGAGCGGCCGCTTCGGCAGCCTCGTCGAGTTCGCGCAGCACCATCACATGGACACCACGGGCAAGGTGTTCGCGCATTGCGCAGAGACGGGAGACGTGCCGCAGCCGACGATCGACCTGGACCTGGTGAACTCGGCCCAGCACAGCGGGAGCACCGGCGGGTCCGGCGACGCCAGCGGTTTGTAGAGTTGGTTTTATAGTATATAGGGAGGTCACGTGATCCGTGATTACAGTGTATAGAAGGACTATGGGTATACGCGTGCTGGTGGCAGCTGTTTAACGTGGAAGGGATAGAGGTAGGTGTCAATCTGGACTCGAGGGCGCCAATTGTGACTGGTATTGTGTCTGATGGATTGGGCAATACAGGCggcgaggaggaagacgcAGCGATTGCCCGGGAGCTCGAGATCGATCATAGAGACGCTGAACGTATTCAACAATGTGACCGAGGAAGGCCAGAAGCGGATCGATGCAGTCCTCCAGGAGGCTAATGAGTGGTTGAATGGCGAGGTTCTTGTTGCGAGAGCGGAAACGACGAAACTGCCGAGgcaggaggaggagaaaaGCGCTATGGTGAGTCCCGAAAAGACGCTGAACAACGTGGAGTTTGATCCCAACATCGAAGAGGCTGAAGACGTTCCTGCTAGCGGCACGCCGTTGCGAGTTGTGCGGGAAGCGCCCAGCGCGACTCCTAAGTCTCTGGCGGACGATAACTACACGGAAGAGGTGGCCAGGGACCAGGATCCGGCCGTTTTGAAGGCTGCCAGCGGCAAAGTCTCACCATGGTCGCCCTTTAGAAACGAAAAATCGCTGAGGGGAGGCTTGGCTGATCAGACATCGGCTCCCTCTTCCAGGACCGAGAACTCCAGGGCGACCGACAAGTGGGGTCTGACGGAAGAGGTGAGGACGTCGACCGCGTCAGACTCGAATGCCACCTCGAAGAGCGTGGAACAGATCGTTCGAGACAGATCGCAAAGGAGATCGAACATGTTTGTGCCTTTGCCGAGCCGTGACCCCCTCGTTGTTCAGCAGGCCGTGCCGGCAGCGCCCAAGGTGTCGAACGTGCTCCCAAGCTCGGGTAGTCCTAAGGACCCCACTGTAACTCGAGCTCCCGTTGAGAAAAAACCTTCATCGACGCATCCAAAGCCGGTGTTGGCTAACAAGAAGATCTCCGCAAGGACCACTCAAAGCCCCACTTACAGCTCAACCTCCACGAGGATTTCACAAGCCACTTCTAGCGTCTTTGATAGACTGTCTTCCTTGCCTACAAAATCCTTTGAGAATAAAGTTACTTCTAAATTCGCTGGTCGAAGaatttctgcttcttcatcgatagATGTCACTGGTTCTCCGATTAGAAGGAGGTCCCCAGTGCTCAGAAGCAGCGGGGCTACTGAAACGACATATCAGGACACGTTAAAAagcatcttcttcgccaagGATAAGCGGTCCGATTGGGGGTCGCGCTCTGGCAAGGATAAAACTACTCTAGCAAGAACTAGACAGGCGGATACCACGCGAGCTGGCAAGAACGGCGACCCAAGAGTTTCCCCGCGTTCCAAAAACGGAAGGATTTCTAAATATCATGCTTCACAGGCTGAAAATAATCGAGGATAccaaaagagcaagagCGCATCCAGAGCATTACAAAAAGCTGATATCACTGAGAGGAAGGCTGCACCGTTGAAGCATAGCGTGGAGCAAGCTAATGCAGCACGAGAATCACCTGCAAAACCTGCTTTTTCTGGATCATCAACTTTAAGAAGCCCAGCCATTAAACTTCGAGCAATTGACAGATCTGGGCAGAAGACGAGCGCAGATCCTCAGCTGAACGGCAAAACACAGGAGTCTCATATTCGATCTCCGAAGAATAAGCCCAAAAACCAAGATAGATTGACAAAGTTTCAATTAATTCCACCAGCAGAGTCGGAAAATCATGACCTTAAAGAGAAACTAAATAAGAGGCTGTCTGAAGTTATGCGAACGCAACAGAACCAAaaccgaagaagaattgaccagcagaagagaaaatcACAGTTGGACGAAGATTTTAAGCGGCGAACGAGATTATGGAATGAAATGAAAGAGACGCCGCTCAGCTTGTCAACTGCTGTGCGTAGGAACAGCAACGTTACCCCAACTCAAACCAACACTGTGTTATACGATCTGAGCATCACCGACCATAGGACCGTAAtaggagaagaagctgaaagcCGCGATCCAACTGCGGACAATCACACTCTCCCTGAGATTCAATCTGACTCAGACGATGATGCTGATTTTACATTGGCCTCTTGGGCAAAGTCTCCAtttctgcagcagcagttaTACAGGCAACAAAATTGGGATCCAAGGGAGATCTTTGGCCCTCTCCCTCCGCTGCATATTGACCAAATTTTCCCTGACATGCGGACCAATAAACTAAAACCGCTGCAACATTCGGCTAAAAGAATATGACAGGCGCAGAACTTCTCTGCTATTACTTAAATAAGCTGCTACTAACGGTTTATGACTGATCACTGCTGATAAGCCGCTTCTCTATCGCCCTTGATTTATCCCATTTTTGGACCCACTCCTCACTTTCAGTCTTGGGCACAAAATAGACCTTCAAAGCGTTGTCGAATAGTGGTATCTTTGGCTTCTCCATTTTAAGAACATCATGGAAGGTTATTTTTTTACCAATCTTGACAAGACCGCCGCTGTTAGTTTCCATGTAAACGACAAGTTTCTTAGCTGAGAAGTTTTCGTGACCGGGAGCCTTAAACCACTCCTCAGGTCTATCCATTATTATTGAGAGCAGCTCCTGCACGGAAGTCAATTCGCCCACCTCTGCTACGAAATCAAACTGGTCTGTCGTTGGATACAAGATAAGGGCAGGATAAATCAGTTGCGATTCATAATCAAATGGGTCCTCGAGTGCAATCTTGCAGTCTCGTATTATATCCGGCGGAGCATGAGTCTTCACGTTTATAATCTTCCTCAACTTCATAGCATTGTCTAGGATAACCTGCATACCCTCGCGAGCTCTCTGTTCTTGCAAGTTTTTGACTTTTCTCAGCTCTACTTCCTCCTGCTTTTGCGCAATAACATCTagcaaattcttcaatgactTATTACTCGAATCTATTTGCAGACCAAACTCGACCGACTCTCTCGATTCTTCTAGCTTATTGATCGCCAGAAAAGCTTTCCCCATGCGATAATAGCATTTCAAATTCTTTGGATTGAACTGCAGGGCAGCTTTACAGTCTGTCAAGCACTTTCTATAATTTTTGACCTCTAATTCGCAAGCAGCCCTGTTGGCATACAAAGAGTCGTTTATCCTGGCATCATTGCAATCCACTTCAATTCCCTTGGTATACAGTTCTCGAGCATCTTTAAATCTTTTGCATTTGAAAAGCTCATTACCTTGGTTTTTGAAATTCTCTGCTATCTCATGTGGTTCGCCTTCATACGCCAATGCCTTGAGTGCTTCCAATTCCTTGTTCTCTCCACCTTCACCATCGGTATTATCGAGCTTTGTCATGAAGAATGGCATTCTGTTTAACTCTTCAAGCACCTCATCGGT includes the following:
- the LGE1 gene encoding Lge1p (ancestral locus Anc_8.511) is translated as MSHPNESGSSTNGHYHGSTRDAPEQPGNSSRFNDFPSYRGGHSGRGYYKGSGGPARFGPYGDGSDVNGPGASGPHQSYSAYSNYRNDYYYGGRSDTSRYYNGRPNSAHQFYGQSGRRYGQSEHQYNYQGSARRASEGYRGGRTNGNYNARYKSVPKPYTPREGHRYSPHPHDSGSNTPTDQYNRSHSQPSTDAKPINEESSLRPSPITNIKKRVEQGESGFFYLTDLDRSTDDPAKLAEIRETLREGERLDKDLGSHCLKMLKTELELELLTTQCERDALNVQLTQEKLDSLLMQG
- the AMN1 gene encoding Amn1p (ancestral locus Anc_8.510), with product MRFEIGRSFKRSREPQAVDTRPLKKCSPTPSEYHPDEDFRQMGLQEPLTPTVSPSKVDFESADKLSIPSPLSRDFAHLSLLRQASPTPWRRDRRRAHQIFEIPEILEKILRHVAMAEEAPAENTCARRRPLSYRHAALIYGDEKRAAEVWKQSLREAAGRGTRESRVPGPLFSCLLVNKLWHSIALPCLLERVHFRDSDRFSAFMVNRERMLATDGEMARPCVFTLEKLHRLSQSEFDRLSALVAVDRLKWLELYICPKVLPPLSWIPNFKRLEKLILPGNKVINDKFLFELSHYVPDLKKLDLRACDNVTDSGIVAIALRCTKLELCNLGRHRNGGRITSISVVALAKHTQIETLGIAGCNVTDAGIWELAQLRGPHMTRLSLNNCSLLSNHSIPLLLAFNHFPNLAVLEVRNIDGITDVRNLVHFKLWKKSQRIPILIEGCERITKLMLDEEARLRRANSQVALKDMTYWVNS
- the LEE1 gene encoding Lee1p (ancestral locus Anc_8.509) is translated as MGSPRQKDPAGSHCNSTGHYHGRHRRRFKSKKSSEPITTEVAPVTARPMFSPQQQKAIFEHQLITKNHAGQKAYAHVPCKFFRQGTCQAGDSCPFSHSLDASAADQTPCEYFRRGNCKFGSRCANAHVLPGASIDEEDEQEAEEDGVFPHDEQFYLPADFAELLAPERLTRRNSGSSMTSFSAASLGPSLSSASSSYTATAASPLLHQQLAYLHPSAKSFSPWSPPPNSRNSFSWLLGDLASLRIDEEEPLVYTDCYDATNTANLPDTQFLFDDLPDNTRF
- the ICS2 gene encoding Ics2p (ancestral locus Anc_8.508) encodes the protein MEPRDEYTRMRRFSFPNSENFRSRTGEAGAGGPLFEQPSHRNFLGGEQAPEPSVTRRVKERLRSYSRCVTPQKLVVEEKENKADAASLSPLPPEQGKNYVYQSPRNTILDTNEQIKRNSSGRFGSLVEFAQHHHMDTTGKVFAHCAETGDVPQPTIDLDLVNSAQHSGSTGGSGDASGL
- the SLI15 gene encoding Sli15p (ancestral locus Anc_8.507), whose amino-acid sequence is MDWAIQAARRKTQRLPGSSRSIIETLNVFNNVTEEGQKRIDAVLQEANEWLNGEVLVARAETTKLPRQEEEKSAMVSPEKTLNNVEFDPNIEEAEDVPASGTPLRVVREAPSATPKSLADDNYTEEVARDQDPAVLKAASGKVSPWSPFRNEKSLRGGLADQTSAPSSRTENSRATDKWGLTEEVRTSTASDSNATSKSVEQIVRDRSQRRSNMFVPLPSRDPLVVQQAVPAAPKVSNVLPSSGSPKDPTVTRAPVEKKPSSTHPKPVLANKKISARTTQSPTYSSTSTRISQATSSVFDRLSSLPTKSFENKVTSKFAGRRISASSSIDVTGSPIRRRSPVLRSSGATETTYQDTLKSIFFAKDKRSDWGSRSGKDKTTLARTRQADTTRAGKNGDPRVSPRSKNGRISKYHASQAENNRGYQKSKSASRALQKADITERKAAPLKHSVEQANAARESPAKPAFSGSSTLRSPAIKLRAIDRSGQKTSADPQLNGKTQESHIRSPKNKPKNQDRLTKFQLIPPAESENHDLKEKLNKRLSEVMRTQQNQNRRRIDQQKRKSQLDEDFKRRTRLWNEMKETPLSLSTAVRRNSNVTPTQTNTVLYDLSITDHRTVIGEEAESRDPTADNHTLPEIQSDSDDDADFTLASWAKSPFLQQQLYRQQNWDPREIFGPLPPLHIDQIFPDMRTNKLKPLQHSAKRI
- the CNS1 gene encoding HSP70/90 family co-chaperone CNS1 (ancestral locus Anc_8.506); translated protein: MVETYKKPQRYVPGPNDPALPPQLSEFQNKTTDEVLEELNRMPFFMTKLDNTDGEGGENKELEALKALAYEGEPHEIAENFKNQGNELFKCKRFKDARELYTKGIEVDCNDARINDSLYANRAACELEVKNYRKCLTDCKAALQFNPKNLKCYYRMGKAFLAINKLEESRESVEFGLQIDSSNKSLKNLLDVIAQKQEEVELRKVKNLQEQRAREGMQVILDNAMKLRKIINVKTHAPPDIIRDCKIALEDPFDYESQLIYPALILYPTTDQFDFVAEVGELTSVQELLSIIMDRPEEWFKAPGHENFSAKKLVVYMETNSGGLVKIGKKITFHDVLKMEKPKIPLFDNALKVYFVPKTESEEWVQKWDKSRAIEKRLISSDQS